GCCATTTACCAGGAGGTGCCTATGGACCTCGTCATCAAAATCCCGCTCTTCATCCTGCTGGGATTGATCGTCTTTTCCCTGGCGGAAGCGATGTTCTTTCTGGCCCGCGATGATGGCAGCCGCGACAAGACGCGCATGGTGCGCGCGCTGACGGTGCGGATCACGCTGTCGCTGATGCTGTTCGTTTTGCTGATGGCGGGCTACTACTTCGGTCTGGTGGAGCCCCACTCCAAGTAGCGTCTACAGCCAGTAAACGAAAATAAACAGGCCCAGCCAGACCACATCCACAAAGTGCCAGTACCAGGCGACCGCCTCGAAGGCGAAGTGATTGTGCGGCTGGAAGTGTCCTTTCAGCGCTCGTCCAAGTATCGCGATGAGCATGATCGCGCCCAGCGTCACATGCATCCCGTGAAAGCCGGTAAGAATGTAGAAAGTCGAGCCGTAGACGCCTGAGGCGAGCGTGAGGTTAAGGTTTTTGTAGCCCTCGTGGTACTCGAACGCCTGCAGGCCGACGAAGATCAGGCCCAGTGCGACCGTCGCAGACAGTCCCCAAATGAGCTGAGGACGGCTGTTGATCTTCAAGCCCCAGTGGGCCCAGGTGACGGTGGCACCGCTCGAGAGCAGGATCAGCGTGTTGATCGCGGGGATTCCCCAGGCGCCCATGGGCGTGAACTCCCCCCCGAGTTGCCCTGGCCCCGCCGTTGGCCATTGCGCGACGAACTGGCTGTGGAGAATCTCCTGGGAGATGCCGAGATAGCCCTCGCCACCCAACCACGGCACGGCGATGTTGCGGATGTAGTAGAGCGCGCCGAAGAAGCTGGCGAAGAAGAAGACCTCCGAGGCGATGAACCAGTACATCCCCTGGCGGAAGGAGCGATCCTCGCGTTGGCGATAGCTGCCCGCGAGATTCTCGCCGATCACATCGCCAAACCAGCCGTACATGAAATACGCAATCAGCAGAAAGGCGATACCCATCATCGCCACACCCACGGTGCCAACGCCGTTGAGAGCCAGTGCCGCACCGCACAGTAGCAGCAGCAACGAGCCGCCCGCGATGACGGGCCACGGGCTGGGCTCGGGTACAAAGTAGTGGTCGTCGGCCGCCATGCTTATCCTCCGCCCGCGGGCTGGTGGCGCGTGGCCACCGGGCTGGCGGGGTTCATGTAGGTGTAGGAAACCGTCAGCGAGTGGAAGCGCTCGGGCAGCTGCGGTGACACGATGAAGCGCAGCACCACCTCACGCGTTTCACCCGCGGCAAGCTTCTGTTGGTCGAAACAGAAGCACTCGATCTTCTGCACGTATTCGGTCGCCTGCCAGGGGGTGATGCTGGGGATCGCCTGGCCGGTCAGTGCGCTGGTGGAGCTGTTCTGTACCTGAAACCGCGCTTCCAGCAGCTGGCCGGTCTGGCCGTCGAGGCGCCGGGTCAGCGGCTTGAACTGCCAGGGAAGATTGCTGTTGACCGTGGTGTCGAATTTTACGGTGATGGGGCGCGCGACGCCGGCAGTGGTCGGTTGGGTCACCGCTACCGCCGTAGTAGCGGTTTGAATGCCCAGCGCCTGGCAAACCAGGTTGTACAGCGGCACCAGGGCAAAGCCGAAGGCGAACATGCCGACCACCAGCCCGCTCAGCAGCAGTACCGACTTGCGGTTTTTCGCGGTGCCCGTCATCCGCCCACCGTCCCGAACAGCGCCTTCCACATCGGCAGCGAGGCGACCAGCATCACCAACGCCAGCACCCCGAGGATGATCGCCAGGGTGATGTTCTGCCGCCGTTTCTGCGCCTGGGGCGTGGTGTTCATGGTGATTTCCGGCCTCACTTGAGCTGCGGCGCCGTTTCCCAGCTATGGAACGGCGGCGGCGAGGGCAGCTCCCATTCCAGTCCGCTGGCGCCTTCCCAGGCGCGGTTCTCCGCCTTTTTTCCACCCCTTACGCACTTGATGATGATGTAGAGGAACAGCAGGTGGCTGAGTCCGAAGACGAACGCGCCGATGCTGGAGAGCTGATTGAACTCGGTAAAGATGACGTTGTAGTCGACGATGCGCCGCGGCATACCCGCCAGCCCGAGGAAATGCTGCGGGAAGAAGGTGACGTTGAAGCTGATGGCGTTGATCCAGAAGAAGATCTTGCCCAGCTTTTCATCGTACATGTGGCCGGTCCACTTGGGCAGCCAGTAAAAGACCGCGGCGAACAGACCGTAGATGGCACCCGGCACCAGCACGTAGTGGAAGTGCGCCACCACGAACATCGAGTCGTGGTATTGCATATCAGCGGGGATGACCGCCAACATCACCCCGGTAAGGCCGCCGAAACTGAACAGCATCACCATGGCAATGGCGAACAGCATCGGCGTCTCGAACGTCATGGAACCGCGCCACATGGTGGCGATGAAGTTGAAGATGATCAGACCTACCGGGATGGAGATGAGGATGGTGCCGATCATGAAGTAGCTGACTGCGCCCAGCGACATGCCCACGGTGTACTGATGGTGCGCCCATACGGCCATCCCCAGTGTGGCGATCACCAGCATGCCGCCCACCATGGAGTGGTAGCCGAACAACGGTTTGCGCGAAAAGGCGGGGATGATCTGCGCCAGCGCGCCGATGGCGGGCAGGATCAGAATGTAGACCTCAGGATGGCCGAAGAACCAGAACAGGTGCTGGAACAGCACCGGATCGCCGCCGCCCGCGGCATTGAAGAAGCTGGTGCCGAAGTGACGATCGAAGAGCAGCATGGTCACCCCGCCGGCGATCACGGGCACCACCAGGATCAGCAGAAACGCGGTCACGAACCACGCCCAGCAGAAGATCGGCATGTCGAAGAATTTCATGCCCGGCGCACGCATGTTGAGGATGGTGACGATGATGTTGATCGAGGCCAGCACCGAGGAGATGCCGAGCAGGTGAATG
This genomic window from Pseudomonadota bacterium contains:
- a CDS encoding cytochrome c oxidase subunit 3, coding for MAADDHYFVPEPSPWPVIAGGSLLLLLCGAALALNGVGTVGVAMMGIAFLLIAYFMYGWFGDVIGENLAGSYRQREDRSFRQGMYWFIASEVFFFASFFGALYYIRNIAVPWLGGEGYLGISQEILHSQFVAQWPTAGPGQLGGEFTPMGAWGIPAINTLILLSSGATVTWAHWGLKINSRPQLIWGLSATVALGLIFVGLQAFEYHEGYKNLNLTLASGVYGSTFYILTGFHGMHVTLGAIMLIAILGRALKGHFQPHNHFAFEAVAWYWHFVDVVWLGLFIFVYWL
- a CDS encoding cytochrome c oxidase subunit 1, with amino-acid sequence MSTVAATHEHEIHGPPSGWRRWLYSTNHKDIGTMYLVFALVMLFLGGASAMVIRAELLFPGLQLLDPDLYNNIVTNHALIMIFGAVMPAGAGIANWMIPLMIGAPDMALPRMNNLSFWILPAAGTMLLLSFVVPFFPGGGTQINTGWTLYPPLSTQVGMSMDFLIFAIHLLGISSVLASINIIVTILNMRAPGMKFFDMPIFCWAWFVTAFLLILVVPVIAGGVTMLLFDRHFGTSFFNAAGGGDPVLFQHLFWFFGHPEVYILILPAIGALAQIIPAFSRKPLFGYHSMVGGMLVIATLGMAVWAHHQYTVGMSLGAVSYFMIGTILISIPVGLIIFNFIATMWRGSMTFETPMLFAIAMVMLFSFGGLTGVMLAVIPADMQYHDSMFVVAHFHYVLVPGAIYGLFAAVFYWLPKWTGHMYDEKLGKIFFWINAISFNVTFFPQHFLGLAGMPRRIVDYNVIFTEFNQLSSIGAFVFGLSHLLFLYIIIKCVRGGKKAENRAWEGASGLEWELPSPPPFHSWETAPQLK
- a CDS encoding cytochrome c oxidase assembly protein yields the protein MTGTAKNRKSVLLLSGLVVGMFAFGFALVPLYNLVCQALGIQTATTAVAVTQPTTAGVARPITVKFDTTVNSNLPWQFKPLTRRLDGQTGQLLEARFQVQNSSTSALTGQAIPSITPWQATEYVQKIECFCFDQQKLAAGETREVVLRFIVSPQLPERFHSLTVSYTYMNPASPVATRHQPAGGG
- a CDS encoding twin transmembrane helix small protein, with translation MDLVIKIPLFILLGLIVFSLAEAMFFLARDDGSRDKTRMVRALTVRITLSLMLFVLLMAGYYFGLVEPHSK